A single genomic interval of Longimicrobium sp. harbors:
- a CDS encoding BTAD domain-containing putative transcriptional regulator encodes MYRLRTLGTLDLVDPGGAPVTSLLAQPKRAALLAYLALARPHGPVRRDILLATFWPEMPDDRARAALRNALSFLRKAAPGVLAVRTDDTVELAVDQTVCDARQMQAALAAGDVLGALGHYGGDLLAGLHVDDAPSWEQWLDAERLRLRHMALAAARGAAEAARGRGEMEPAVALARRACEIDPEDEPSVRRLMELLADSGDPGGALREYDRFAARLMRDLEVEPGPATEALRRALRVRAEPAAAVPPPAWIPEPAPEPVAAPSPESAVLSREPTDGAAPPPPAGSPDDAILAPAADVAVGLAPAAGPSWIRPRRRRRWLAAVASVAAVLALWLLRPGGAGPLDAATVGSRVAVLPFAARTGPANAYLGEGMADLLSSRLDGTGELTTVDPFALLSFLRTWGDDATGLDAGRAAAERFGAGRFVLGSVVEAGGRLHLSAALYAPDGRRLVRAEVPELREDSLFAGVDALVRSLVAQEMDTPPERMDRTAALTTTSLPALKAYLGGNRAFRDGDFARAAEWFTQAVRGDSTFAVAWYRLSVSQDWAAADGSAAAARALRMADRLPPAEQRLLRARVAFRTGSATVAEGLLRELTATRPDNIEAWNELAEVLHHRAMWQGRSIEGARGAWMQVLALDPRNVSARVHLAHVASLQGRAAEASSLVRAIAELSPRHEALTRVRTMAAFGEGDLRAQDDALAALRAQRPRDTNDLPPWGAAWRTADFLTDPGAGLRIAGLMVEPGRDRQSRLVGFTTLAHMQMARGRWRDARAQADSAARIDAGYGARTWAFLAAFSPAALPRDETLRAYRQLAATAVPSAQGTGGVVDEERGRYPAARHQYLLGVLAVRLGDTVEAHRRAASLAALEDTSRAGRFAYHLRHQLHARLRAAAGDVPGALVLVQRGWPPPVPWLFVKDDSYSTVAERYFRAQLLARAGRESEALAWYGSLTEDISRGIMFPVAAQMEQARVLGRLGRRREAAEHTARFRHDWRDADPDALAQLLQPAREAAPAEARAVNHPVLPQRTRPTGK; translated from the coding sequence GTGTACCGCCTTCGCACCCTCGGCACGCTCGACCTGGTCGACCCCGGGGGCGCCCCGGTAACTTCGCTCCTCGCTCAGCCCAAACGCGCCGCGCTGCTGGCGTACCTGGCCCTCGCGCGCCCTCACGGCCCCGTTCGCCGCGACATCCTGCTGGCCACCTTCTGGCCCGAGATGCCGGATGACCGCGCGCGCGCCGCCCTCCGCAACGCGCTCAGCTTTTTGCGAAAGGCGGCGCCCGGCGTGCTCGCGGTGCGCACCGACGACACGGTGGAGCTGGCGGTGGACCAGACGGTCTGCGATGCGCGGCAGATGCAGGCGGCGCTGGCGGCGGGCGACGTGCTGGGCGCGCTGGGGCACTACGGGGGCGACCTGCTGGCGGGGCTTCACGTGGACGATGCGCCCTCGTGGGAGCAGTGGCTGGACGCGGAGCGCCTGCGGCTGCGCCACATGGCCCTGGCCGCGGCGCGCGGAGCCGCCGAGGCCGCGCGGGGGCGGGGGGAGATGGAGCCCGCCGTGGCCCTGGCCCGTCGCGCCTGCGAGATCGACCCCGAGGACGAGCCTTCGGTCCGCCGGCTGATGGAACTGCTGGCCGACTCGGGCGATCCGGGCGGCGCCCTTCGGGAGTACGACCGCTTCGCCGCCCGCCTGATGCGCGACCTGGAGGTGGAGCCGGGCCCCGCGACCGAGGCGCTGCGGCGCGCGCTGCGGGTCCGGGCGGAGCCCGCCGCCGCCGTGCCGCCCCCGGCGTGGATCCCGGAGCCGGCCCCGGAGCCCGTCGCCGCGCCGTCTCCCGAATCGGCGGTGCTGTCTCGCGAACCGACGGACGGCGCCGCGCCACCCCCGCCGGCGGGATCCCCCGACGACGCGATACTCGCGCCGGCCGCTGACGTGGCCGTGGGGCTGGCCCCGGCAGCCGGGCCGTCCTGGATCCGCCCGCGCCGGCGGCGGCGCTGGCTGGCCGCCGTGGCCAGCGTGGCGGCCGTTCTCGCCCTGTGGCTGCTGCGTCCGGGCGGGGCCGGGCCGCTGGATGCGGCCACGGTGGGTTCGCGGGTGGCCGTGCTGCCCTTCGCGGCCAGGACAGGCCCGGCAAACGCCTACCTGGGCGAGGGAATGGCCGACCTTCTCTCGTCGCGCCTGGACGGCACCGGCGAGCTGACCACGGTAGATCCGTTCGCCCTGCTCTCGTTTCTGCGCACGTGGGGCGACGACGCAACGGGGCTGGATGCGGGGAGGGCCGCCGCGGAGCGGTTCGGCGCCGGCCGGTTCGTGCTGGGAAGCGTGGTGGAGGCGGGAGGGCGGCTGCACCTGAGCGCGGCATTGTACGCGCCGGATGGACGCAGGCTCGTGCGGGCAGAGGTGCCGGAGCTGCGGGAGGACAGCCTTTTCGCGGGGGTCGACGCGCTTGTCCGCAGCCTCGTGGCGCAGGAAATGGACACACCCCCGGAGCGGATGGACCGCACGGCGGCCCTGACCACCACCTCGCTTCCCGCGCTCAAGGCCTACCTGGGGGGGAACCGTGCGTTCCGCGACGGCGATTTCGCCCGTGCCGCGGAGTGGTTCACCCAGGCGGTCCGGGGCGACAGCACCTTCGCCGTGGCCTGGTACCGGTTGAGCGTGTCGCAGGACTGGGCGGCGGCCGACGGGAGCGCCGCCGCCGCGCGCGCGCTGCGGATGGCAGACCGGCTGCCCCCGGCCGAGCAGCGGCTTCTGCGGGCGCGCGTGGCGTTCCGCACCGGCTCCGCCACCGTGGCCGAGGGGCTGCTGCGGGAGTTGACGGCCACGCGGCCCGACAACATCGAGGCGTGGAACGAGCTGGCCGAGGTGCTTCACCACCGCGCCATGTGGCAGGGGCGCAGCATCGAAGGCGCGCGCGGGGCATGGATGCAGGTGCTGGCGCTGGACCCGCGCAACGTGAGCGCGCGGGTGCACCTGGCGCACGTCGCGTCGCTGCAGGGGCGAGCGGCGGAGGCGAGTTCGCTCGTCCGCGCCATCGCGGAGCTCAGCCCCCGGCACGAGGCACTCACACGGGTGCGGACGATGGCCGCGTTCGGTGAAGGCGACCTCCGGGCGCAGGACGACGCGCTCGCCGCCCTGCGCGCCCAGCGCCCGCGCGACACCAACGACCTGCCTCCATGGGGCGCGGCGTGGCGCACGGCCGACTTCCTTACCGATCCCGGGGCGGGGCTCCGGATCGCCGGGCTGATGGTGGAGCCCGGGCGCGACCGGCAAAGCCGGCTGGTGGGGTTCACCACCCTCGCGCACATGCAGATGGCGCGCGGACGCTGGCGCGATGCCCGCGCCCAGGCCGATTCCGCCGCGCGCATCGATGCGGGGTACGGCGCACGCACCTGGGCGTTTCTGGCCGCCTTTTCTCCCGCCGCGCTGCCACGCGACGAGACCCTGCGTGCCTATCGCCAGCTGGCCGCCACCGCCGTTCCGAGCGCGCAGGGCACCGGCGGCGTGGTCGACGAGGAGCGTGGGCGCTATCCCGCCGCTCGGCACCAATACCTGCTGGGGGTGCTTGCGGTGCGCCTGGGCGACACCGTCGAGGCGCACCGGCGCGCAGCCTCACTGGCCGCGCTCGAAGACACGTCGCGCGCCGGCCGCTTCGCGTACCACCTTCGCCACCAGCTGCACGCCCGGCTGCGAGCGGCCGCGGGCGACGTTCCCGGCGCGCTGGTGCTGGTGCAGCGGGGGTGGCCGCCGCCCGTGCCCTGGCTCTTCGTGAAGGACGATTCCTACAGCACGGTAGCGGAGCGCTACTTCCGGGCGCAGCTCCTTGCCCGGGCCGGCCGCGAATCCGAGGCGCTGGCCTGGTACGGCAGCCTTACGGAAGACATCAGCCGGGGGATCATGTTTCCCGTCGCCGCGCAGATGGAGCAGGCCCGCGTGCTCGGCCGCCTGGGGCGGCGCCGGGAAGCCGCGGAACACACCGCGCGCTTCCGCCACGACTGGCGCGACGCAGATCCCGACGCCCTTGCGCAGCTTCTCCAGCCCGCGCGAGAGGCCGCACCTGCCGAAGCACGCGCCGTGAACCACCCGGTCTTGCCGCAGCGCACCCGCCCCACGGGCAAGTGA